One genomic segment of Rivularia sp. PCC 7116 includes these proteins:
- a CDS encoding RpoD/SigA family RNA polymerase sigma factor produces the protein MNIAQLGTMESMQKVADKNQSEAVNVLEVVTDEEALIAQNIDTQASNGDDLAAAQPTGYNKTEYDDAVGAFFKEMARYPLLKPDEEVELARRVRILEEVRQAQAAAQEKLGYFPDKAAIAKEMGIVQKQLEHRLYQGKVAKRKMIRSNLRLVVSIAKRYLNRGVPFLDLIQEGAMGLNRATEKFDPDKGYKFSTYAYWWIRQAITRAIANDARTIRLPIHIVEKLNKLKKAQRELKQKLARNPTEEELAEVLDIPANQLRQLQQLRRQALSLNHRVGKEEDTELMDLLEDEDNQSPEARMNESMMRQEIWEVLGDVLTPREKDVISLRYGLTSSEPCTLEEVGNMFNLSRERVRQIQSKAMRKLRRPHIAKRLKGWLI, from the coding sequence TAGAAGTAGTGACAGACGAGGAAGCTTTAATTGCTCAAAATATTGATACGCAAGCAAGCAATGGGGATGATTTAGCAGCAGCGCAACCTACAGGATATAACAAAACTGAGTACGATGATGCTGTAGGGGCATTTTTTAAAGAAATGGCGCGTTACCCCTTGCTAAAGCCCGACGAAGAAGTTGAATTAGCTAGAAGAGTACGTATCCTCGAAGAAGTTAGGCAAGCACAAGCCGCAGCCCAAGAAAAATTAGGATATTTCCCCGATAAAGCCGCTATTGCCAAAGAGATGGGGATTGTCCAAAAGCAATTAGAACATCGCTTATACCAAGGAAAAGTAGCGAAGCGGAAAATGATTCGTTCTAATTTGCGTCTTGTGGTTTCCATCGCTAAGCGATATCTCAATCGTGGAGTTCCCTTTTTAGATTTGATTCAAGAAGGGGCAATGGGTTTAAACCGCGCTACTGAAAAATTCGATCCAGATAAGGGATATAAATTTTCAACCTATGCTTATTGGTGGATTCGTCAAGCAATCACCAGAGCGATCGCTAATGATGCGAGAACGATTCGTTTACCCATACATATTGTAGAAAAACTTAACAAACTCAAAAAAGCTCAAAGAGAATTAAAACAAAAATTAGCGCGGAATCCCACTGAAGAAGAATTGGCTGAAGTTTTAGATATTCCAGCCAACCAGTTGCGTCAATTACAGCAATTGCGTCGTCAAGCGCTTTCATTGAATCATCGCGTCGGTAAAGAAGAAGACACCGAGCTAATGGATTTACTGGAAGATGAAGACAACCAATCTCCAGAAGCAAGAATGAACGAAAGCATGATGCGTCAAGAGATTTGGGAAGTTTTAGGAGACGTATTAACTCCACGGGAGAAAGACGTAATTTCCTTACGCTATGGCTTAACAAGTAGCGAGCCTTGTACTTTGGAGGAAGTTGGCAATATGTTCAATCTTTCTCGCGAGAGGGTAAGACAAATTCAAAGTAAAGCAATGCGAAAATTGCGTCGCCCTCATATTGCCAAGCGTTTAAAAGGTTGGTTGATATAG